One Armatimonadota bacterium genomic window carries:
- the dacB gene encoding D-alanyl-D-alanine carboxypeptidase/D-alanyl-D-alanine-endopeptidase, whose amino-acid sequence MMSMLSLLAYGAIQSLGDPLDDPKLKGAMVCAIVTDLDGKVLFERNAEQRVMPASNEKLFTCAFALAQRGPDYQSATKFWVNKSQIKVVADGDPTLASSKLLDIHNNYHIGPGHRVFIKEAYKCDRPDTWQIGDAPNRYAPAIHAFSVDRAGFELHAGPKGLSYYPHTPVIETVKVVPNSQSIRIDYQPLASKLLVTGKMPDKDEKIDTLSDPDPTQTALSCLMGVKNPILQDLDDEPKDEPTEKIMSPPISELLGSCLKPSDNCLAEHLLFIGSKADSYSNARKAITEWLTTTVGLDGDSFRCEDGSGLSRKNQTTVHNIAKLLQWTTQQKTSDLWQGSLARAGVGTLAKRLQNVDFVGKTGSLDMVAALSGFVKCKNGDTKIVSVILNHFGCTESDARAIIDRFIENVSQ is encoded by the coding sequence ATGATGAGCATGCTCAGCCTGCTTGCCTACGGAGCCATCCAATCCCTCGGCGATCCCCTCGACGACCCCAAGCTGAAGGGCGCCATGGTGTGTGCGATTGTGACCGATTTGGACGGCAAAGTCCTATTTGAGCGCAATGCCGAACAGCGGGTGATGCCGGCAAGCAATGAAAAACTCTTCACCTGCGCATTTGCCCTTGCCCAGCGCGGACCCGACTACCAGTCGGCCACCAAGTTCTGGGTCAACAAGTCTCAAATCAAGGTCGTAGCCGACGGCGATCCCACCCTTGCCTCGTCCAAACTGCTCGACATCCACAACAACTATCACATTGGCCCTGGGCACCGCGTTTTCATCAAGGAAGCCTACAAATGCGATCGTCCCGATACTTGGCAGATCGGCGACGCCCCCAACCGCTACGCCCCAGCGATCCACGCGTTTAGCGTCGACCGGGCCGGGTTTGAGCTCCACGCCGGGCCCAAAGGGCTCTCGTACTACCCCCATACGCCAGTCATCGAGACCGTCAAAGTCGTTCCCAATTCTCAGTCCATCCGCATCGACTATCAGCCGCTCGCCTCAAAACTGCTTGTGACGGGCAAGATGCCAGACAAGGATGAAAAGATCGACACGCTTTCCGATCCCGATCCGACCCAAACCGCCCTTTCATGCCTGATGGGCGTCAAGAATCCGATCCTCCAAGACTTGGACGACGAGCCGAAGGACGAACCGACGGAGAAGATCATGAGCCCGCCCATTTCGGAACTGCTGGGGAGCTGCCTCAAGCCGAGCGACAACTGCCTGGCCGAGCACCTTCTCTTTATTGGCTCGAAGGCTGATTCCTACTCCAACGCTCGAAAGGCAATTACCGAATGGCTGACGACCACGGTGGGTCTCGACGGCGACTCGTTCCGATGCGAGGACGGAAGCGGTCTAAGTCGAAAGAACCAGACCACGGTGCACAACATCGCAAAGCTCTTGCAGTGGACGACTCAGCAGAAAACGTCGGACTTGTGGCAAGGCTCGCTGGCCCGCGCTGGGGTGGGCACGCTCGCAAAGCGCCTTCAAAACGTCGATTTTGTTGGGAAAACCGGCAGTCTTGACATGGTCGCAGCCCTCAGTGGTTTCGTAAAGTGTAAGAACGGTGACACCAAAATCGTCTCCGTCATCCTAAATCATTTCGGATGCACGGAATCAGACGCAAGGGCGATCATCGACCGGTTTATAGAAAATGTCAGTCAGTGA
- a CDS encoding acyl-CoA thioesterase produces the protein MQGVRASDTLVTIAEVIRPNEANFLGKLFGGELLAKIDLCAYAASAKHSGGVCVTASFDQVDFHEPIEVGELVTLTGQIVFVGRTSMEVIVEVVAENLRKGIKRHTNTARVTMVSLKDGVPAEVPRLVCETREEKIRFLQGQQRRDARKKLREERLAAYDRIEHMSDAELDAALAG, from the coding sequence ATGCAAGGTGTGCGCGCCTCGGACACTCTCGTCACCATCGCCGAAGTCATTCGGCCCAACGAAGCCAATTTCCTTGGCAAACTGTTCGGTGGCGAACTGCTCGCCAAGATCGACCTTTGCGCGTATGCTGCCTCGGCGAAGCACTCAGGAGGCGTCTGCGTCACCGCTAGCTTCGACCAGGTGGACTTTCATGAGCCAATCGAAGTCGGCGAGCTTGTCACGTTGACGGGGCAGATCGTGTTCGTGGGCCGAACTTCGATGGAGGTAATCGTCGAAGTCGTTGCCGAAAACCTTCGCAAAGGCATCAAGCGACACACCAACACAGCGCGGGTAACGATGGTCTCTTTGAAGGACGGAGTGCCCGCCGAAGTCCCACGCCTGGTCTGCGAAACACGGGAAGAAAAAATTCGATTCTTGCAAGGACAACAGCGCCGCGACGCGCGCAAGAAGCTCCGAGAGGAACGGCTAGCCGCCTACGACCGCATCGAGCATATGTCGGATGCGGAACTGGATGCCGCGTTGGCTGGTTAG
- a CDS encoding family 16 glycosylhydrolase, whose amino-acid sequence MLTLGLVAIALQQIPSPIPGYRLLWNEEFNYRGLPDPKKWTYEVGFVRNGEKQYYTKDRLENAMVTNGDLTITARHDGFEKHEVTSASITSQGKFDFTYGYIEVRAKIPTGKGTWPAIWTLGSNIGKVGWPLCGEIDIMENVGFDPAKVHFNVHCKDANKGTHIDVPKVWDDFHTYGLEWTKNKLTWYFDGKSVLEYDKDSDDPGKWPFNAPQYLILNLAIGGNWGGQQGVDESIYPSRYVVDYVRVYQKVAEHGQG is encoded by the coding sequence ATGCTCACATTGGGGCTCGTTGCCATCGCTCTTCAGCAGATTCCGTCGCCGATCCCGGGCTATCGGCTTCTTTGGAACGAGGAGTTTAATTACCGTGGTTTGCCGGACCCCAAGAAGTGGACGTACGAAGTCGGATTCGTTCGCAACGGCGAGAAGCAGTACTACACAAAGGATCGCCTCGAAAACGCGATGGTTACAAACGGTGACCTCACCATCACGGCTCGACACGACGGATTCGAGAAGCATGAAGTCACCTCGGCGAGCATCACCTCGCAAGGCAAGTTCGACTTCACCTACGGATACATCGAGGTTCGAGCCAAGATCCCCACCGGCAAGGGGACATGGCCCGCGATATGGACCCTCGGTTCCAACATCGGCAAGGTTGGCTGGCCGCTGTGTGGCGAGATCGACATTATGGAAAACGTCGGCTTCGATCCAGCCAAGGTGCATTTCAATGTCCACTGCAAGGACGCGAACAAGGGAACGCATATCGATGTTCCGAAGGTTTGGGACGACTTTCATACCTACGGGCTCGAATGGACGAAAAACAAGCTGACGTGGTACTTCGACGGTAAATCGGTCTTGGAGTACGACAAGGATAGCGACGATCCTGGAAAGTGGCCATTCAATGCGCCTCAGTATTTGATTCTGAATCTCGCTATCGGCGGCAACTGGGGCGGCCAGCAAGGCGTCGACGAAAGCATCTATCCGAGCCGCTATGTGGTGGATTACGTTCGGGTGTATCAGAAAGTAGCTGAGCATGGACAAGGCTAA
- a CDS encoding triose-phosphate isomerase has translation MRKKIVIGNWKMNKTRAEALETAKLFHALLGDLDSVEYGFCPPFLYISDLVREGTVGIGAQDVFWKESGAFTGFTSPKMLKDVGATYAIIGHSERRGRFGKLEVPESTIGSFAETDETVNLKLKACLAEGLIPIVCVGETLAEREAGRTDEVISTQIAGALTGISDSELEPLVVAYEPVWAIGTGKVCDAAEANRVCAMIRSCLPASVREVVRIQYGGSVNPGNAAELFAQSDIDGGLVGGASLKAEDFAQVVHAAAL, from the coding sequence ATGAGAAAGAAGATCGTAATCGGCAACTGGAAAATGAACAAGACCCGCGCCGAGGCGCTGGAGACGGCGAAGCTGTTCCACGCTTTACTGGGCGACTTGGACTCGGTCGAATATGGCTTCTGTCCTCCGTTTCTATACATCTCGGACCTGGTTCGAGAAGGGACCGTGGGCATCGGCGCGCAAGATGTTTTTTGGAAGGAGTCGGGGGCGTTTACCGGCTTTACGTCGCCGAAAATGCTGAAGGACGTGGGGGCGACTTACGCGATTATCGGCCACTCGGAGCGGCGAGGTCGGTTCGGCAAGCTGGAAGTGCCGGAATCGACGATCGGCTCTTTTGCCGAGACGGATGAGACGGTTAACTTGAAGCTGAAGGCGTGTTTGGCCGAAGGACTTATTCCGATTGTATGCGTCGGCGAGACCTTGGCGGAAAGGGAAGCCGGGCGAACCGACGAAGTGATTTCAACGCAGATTGCCGGTGCGCTGACCGGAATTTCGGACTCAGAGCTAGAGCCTCTGGTCGTGGCTTACGAACCGGTTTGGGCGATTGGAACAGGCAAGGTCTGCGACGCGGCGGAAGCCAATCGCGTTTGCGCAATGATTCGGTCTTGTCTGCCTGCGTCTGTACGCGAGGTTGTGCGAATTCAGTACGGCGGAAGCGTGAACCCGGGCAATGCGGCCGAACTCTTTGCACAGAGCGACATCGATGGCGGTCTAGTTGGCGGGGCTTCCCTGAAGGCTGAAGACTTTGCGCAGGTCGTCCACGCGGCCGCGCTATAG
- a CDS encoding DUF1385 domain-containing protein, with product MSKDEFLSVGGQAIVEGVMMRSPKYFAVACRAPNQELIVRAEPLEKTWIGRQKWLKTPFLRGTWALLDAMSLGTRAMKFASQVQLAPEYQPLDEKSVEKVEHELESQHPNEPVTKDEVVAKEVATAKKIQDGVVMVTMIISIVFALVAFKLLPQALGTFLREKQHWGDIPTNGTIEAIHAIFFLGYLIAIGQLEMVKEVFKYHGAEHKAINTWEAELPLTLENCKKQTRLHPRCGTSFAIIVIILEFFVFTFIPRINKGVFLTEALSNFLLHVAILPIIAGVAYELLRFAGKFRDNSLIMKLFLPGLWTQYITTSEPRDDQIEVALESLKACLAGEESLKESKA from the coding sequence ATGTCCAAGGACGAATTCCTAAGTGTTGGTGGCCAGGCCATCGTCGAGGGCGTAATGATGCGCTCCCCGAAGTATTTTGCCGTCGCGTGCCGCGCCCCAAACCAAGAATTGATCGTGCGAGCCGAACCGCTGGAGAAGACGTGGATCGGTCGCCAAAAGTGGCTGAAGACGCCGTTTTTGCGCGGAACGTGGGCGCTTCTCGATGCGATGTCGCTGGGAACTCGGGCGATGAAGTTCGCCTCGCAGGTTCAACTTGCTCCCGAATATCAGCCACTGGACGAAAAGTCGGTCGAGAAAGTCGAGCACGAACTGGAAAGCCAGCATCCAAACGAACCGGTGACCAAGGACGAAGTCGTGGCCAAGGAAGTTGCGACCGCCAAAAAGATTCAGGACGGGGTGGTGATGGTCACGATGATCATTTCGATCGTGTTCGCCCTCGTCGCATTCAAACTTTTGCCCCAGGCGCTGGGCACGTTCCTGCGTGAGAAGCAGCATTGGGGAGACATTCCCACCAACGGCACGATCGAAGCGATCCATGCCATTTTCTTCCTCGGCTACCTGATCGCCATCGGCCAGTTGGAGATGGTGAAGGAAGTGTTCAAGTACCACGGGGCCGAGCACAAGGCGATCAATACGTGGGAAGCCGAACTGCCGCTGACGTTGGAGAACTGCAAGAAGCAAACGCGATTGCACCCACGGTGTGGAACCAGCTTCGCCATCATCGTCATCATTCTCGAGTTCTTCGTTTTCACCTTCATTCCCCGCATCAATAAGGGCGTGTTTCTGACCGAGGCTCTGTCGAACTTCTTGCTGCACGTGGCGATCCTGCCCATTATCGCAGGGGTAGCCTACGAACTTCTGCGGTTCGCGGGCAAGTTCCGCGACAACAGCCTTATCATGAAGCTGTTCCTGCCCGGTTTGTGGACCCAGTACATCACAACCAGCGAGCCTCGCGACGACCAGATAGAGGTCGCGCTGGAGTCGCTGAAGGCCTGTTTGGCGGGCGAAGAGTCGCTGAAGGAGAGCAAAGCATGA
- a CDS encoding Nif3-like dinuclear metal center hexameric protein — MPKVADALSFLESIAPSRWAFDFDNVGLLFGGRDQDVTGIAFALDASHGLINFAQSFGANLLITHHPIFFSGTKSVDCGSADGRLVLSLAQAGCNLIAAHTNWDCAPGGISDTMAELLELTPRASFGDGAEVPYSKIVTFVPVEYTDAILDVMADHGAGFIGNYRRCAFKSSGIGTFEPMEGSDPFIGRVGKSEEVEEDRLEMICPSRLVDDVVEALVEKHPYEQPAFDVIPLRPLVEQPLGRIGTLDAPTKLSDFRLKCEKAFGGPALAWGDPGKPIERVAVVGGAGDHSWHDALRDGADAFVTGEVKHHIAKEASDAGLAILSCGHFATENPGMGSLMEMFDEHFPHLRCKLYTPNAGESARPI, encoded by the coding sequence ATGCCGAAGGTCGCCGACGCTCTTTCGTTTTTGGAATCCATTGCCCCGTCTCGCTGGGCGTTCGACTTCGATAATGTGGGCCTGCTTTTTGGCGGTCGCGACCAGGACGTCACCGGTATTGCGTTCGCCCTGGACGCCTCCCACGGTCTGATCAACTTCGCCCAGTCGTTTGGCGCGAATCTGCTGATCACCCATCACCCGATTTTCTTCAGCGGCACGAAGAGCGTGGACTGCGGTTCTGCCGACGGACGCCTGGTCCTTTCCCTTGCGCAGGCCGGATGTAATCTGATCGCCGCCCACACCAACTGGGACTGCGCTCCGGGTGGCATCAGCGACACAATGGCCGAACTCCTGGAACTGACGCCTCGTGCCTCGTTTGGCGATGGTGCCGAAGTTCCCTATTCCAAGATTGTTACCTTCGTTCCGGTCGAATATACCGACGCGATTCTCGACGTCATGGCCGACCATGGCGCGGGTTTCATCGGCAACTATCGCCGATGCGCCTTCAAGTCATCCGGCATCGGCACGTTTGAACCGATGGAAGGGTCGGATCCCTTCATCGGCCGCGTCGGCAAATCGGAAGAGGTCGAGGAGGATCGTCTCGAAATGATCTGTCCTTCGAGACTAGTCGATGACGTCGTCGAGGCCCTGGTCGAAAAGCATCCTTACGAGCAGCCCGCCTTCGACGTCATCCCGCTTCGCCCCCTGGTTGAGCAACCGCTCGGGCGAATCGGCACACTGGATGCTCCCACCAAACTCTCCGACTTCCGCCTCAAATGCGAGAAGGCATTCGGCGGTCCGGCGCTCGCGTGGGGCGACCCTGGTAAGCCTATTGAGCGGGTAGCCGTCGTGGGTGGGGCAGGCGATCACAGTTGGCACGATGCCCTACGCGATGGCGCCGACGCGTTTGTGACCGGCGAAGTGAAGCACCACATCGCGAAGGAAGCCAGCGACGCCGGGCTCGCCATCCTCAGTTGCGGACATTTCGCGACGGAGAATCCCGGAATGGGATCGCTGATGGAGATGTTCGACGAGCACTTTCCGCATCTCCGATGCAAGCTCTACACGCCGAATGCAGGTGAGTCTGCGCGACCGATTTAG
- a CDS encoding PEP-CTERM sorting domain-containing protein — MNLNIRLISTVAMAAGAIAANATLTDIGQFTGSISESFESFPNFNQGPVFQTEPWAVMGGGASFTSQNHDLAIYEPSAAALWYLDSSGWAQVADGTKGMGMNSDSVWDLTFVNDQTEFGGFWGLDTPFTHSEATVSFFDASNNLVGQTSFSYDHSTNHDGGLDWNGWSSDIAFRKVEVQGRYMVVDGIQAAAVPEPASLSVMALGIVAMLRRRKTR, encoded by the coding sequence ATGAATCTCAACATTCGACTTATCTCGACGGTCGCGATGGCGGCCGGTGCCATCGCCGCAAATGCAACGCTGACCGACATCGGTCAATTCACCGGTTCGATTTCGGAATCTTTCGAGAGCTTTCCCAACTTCAATCAAGGTCCTGTGTTCCAGACTGAACCATGGGCAGTGATGGGCGGCGGCGCCAGCTTTACTAGTCAGAATCACGACCTCGCCATCTACGAACCTTCGGCGGCGGCCCTTTGGTATCTCGATTCATCCGGGTGGGCTCAAGTTGCCGATGGCACGAAAGGAATGGGAATGAACTCCGACAGCGTTTGGGACCTGACGTTTGTGAACGATCAAACCGAATTCGGAGGATTCTGGGGGCTCGATACACCTTTCACACATAGCGAGGCGACGGTTTCGTTCTTCGATGCCTCTAATAACTTGGTCGGGCAAACATCGTTCTCCTACGACCATTCGACGAATCATGACGGCGGTCTCGACTGGAACGGATGGTCCAGCGACATTGCCTTCCGCAAAGTCGAGGTCCAGGGCCGTTACATGGTCGTCGACGGCATCCAAGCGGCGGCCGTGCCAGAGCCCGCTTCGCTCAGTGTTATGGCGCTGGGCATAGTCGCTATGCTTCGTCGCCGAAAGACTAGATAG
- a CDS encoding family 43 glycosylhydrolase: MWSTAKSSLVALTVCLAGLAWSQRTYCNPINVDYGYCPIPNFVQQGKHRATADPVIVTFKGDYYLFSTNQWGYWWSHDMSHWTFVAHKFLRPDIATLDGNPIYDELCAPAVWVMGDQLMVIGSTYQKNWQIMASGDPKNNEWHEAIHEFPVGAWDPAFFLDDDGRLYLYHGSSNAFPIYAWEIDPKTLLPISERKDLFGVGTHGWERFGEANDNTFLKPFIEGAWMTKHGGKYYLQYAAPGTEFSGYGDGVYVADHPLGPFTYQASNPFSLKPGGFARGAGHGATYQDFNGDWWHVSTIGICVKNNFERRIGIWPANFDSDGVLSCDQAYGDYPTYLPDPRQKGFAGWMLLNYNRSVQVSSTLGGFAPNYAVDESIKTYWSAKTGNKGEWIETELNEPSTVRAVQINYADQDADVMGKAPGLYHQYQLFASLDGRRWSLIVDKAMNKTDVPHDYVELEKPVEAKYLKLVNIHMPTGKFAISGIRAFGLGHGQPPKPVQGFVALRGTGKDNMGIRENAWLKWAPSDDADGYVVRVGVAPDKLTNSVMVYGANEYYWRYMDADKTYYFQIEAFNQNGISARSEVMKAE; encoded by the coding sequence ATGTGGTCGACAGCGAAGTCGTCATTGGTAGCCTTGACCGTTTGCTTGGCTGGTCTCGCGTGGTCCCAGCGCACTTACTGCAATCCGATCAACGTCGACTACGGCTACTGCCCGATCCCGAACTTTGTTCAACAGGGCAAGCATCGAGCTACCGCCGATCCCGTCATCGTCACTTTCAAGGGCGATTACTACCTCTTTTCGACCAACCAATGGGGCTACTGGTGGAGCCACGACATGTCCCATTGGACCTTCGTCGCCCACAAATTTCTTCGGCCCGACATCGCGACGCTTGACGGGAATCCGATCTATGACGAGCTATGCGCACCCGCAGTCTGGGTCATGGGCGACCAACTCATGGTTATTGGCTCGACCTACCAGAAAAATTGGCAGATCATGGCCAGCGGCGACCCAAAGAACAATGAGTGGCACGAGGCCATCCACGAGTTTCCGGTCGGCGCGTGGGACCCCGCCTTTTTCCTCGACGACGATGGCCGGTTGTATCTCTACCATGGATCCAGCAACGCGTTTCCGATCTACGCATGGGAGATCGACCCGAAAACCCTTCTACCGATCTCAGAGCGAAAGGACCTTTTTGGCGTGGGAACCCACGGCTGGGAACGGTTCGGCGAGGCTAACGACAACACGTTTCTCAAACCGTTCATCGAGGGAGCCTGGATGACGAAGCACGGCGGCAAGTACTACCTGCAGTATGCGGCGCCGGGCACCGAGTTTAGCGGCTATGGCGACGGCGTTTACGTGGCCGATCACCCCCTCGGACCGTTCACCTACCAAGCCAGCAACCCGTTCTCGCTCAAACCAGGCGGATTCGCCCGTGGCGCGGGTCACGGCGCAACTTACCAGGACTTCAACGGCGACTGGTGGCATGTTTCTACCATCGGCATCTGCGTGAAAAACAATTTCGAGCGCCGAATCGGGATTTGGCCGGCTAACTTTGATTCCGACGGCGTGCTGTCCTGCGACCAAGCCTACGGCGACTATCCAACGTATCTGCCTGACCCCAGGCAAAAGGGTTTTGCGGGATGGATGCTCCTGAACTATAATCGCTCGGTACAGGTTTCATCGACTCTTGGCGGATTCGCGCCGAATTACGCGGTGGACGAAAGCATCAAGACTTATTGGTCGGCCAAGACCGGCAACAAGGGCGAATGGATCGAGACCGAACTTAACGAGCCATCGACCGTCCGGGCGGTGCAGATCAATTACGCCGACCAAGACGCCGACGTCATGGGCAAAGCCCCAGGGCTCTACCATCAATATCAGCTCTTCGCCTCCCTCGATGGCAGGCGGTGGAGCCTAATCGTCGATAAGGCGATGAACAAGACCGACGTTCCGCACGACTACGTGGAACTCGAAAAGCCGGTCGAAGCCAAGTACCTTAAACTCGTGAATATCCACATGCCCACCGGCAAGTTCGCCATTAGCGGCATTCGGGCCTTTGGGCTCGGGCATGGTCAGCCGCCCAAGCCGGTCCAGGGGTTCGTCGCCTTGCGCGGAACCGGAAAGGACAATATGGGCATCCGTGAGAACGCGTGGCTGAAGTGGGCGCCAAGCGATGACGCCGATGGATATGTGGTGCGCGTGGGTGTGGCTCCCGACAAGCTCACCAACAGCGTGATGGTGTACGGCGCGAATGAATACTATTGGCGCTACATGGACGCGGATAAGACCTATTACTTCCAAATCGAAGCGTTCAACCAGAACGGAATCTCGGCGCGGAGCGAAGTTATGAAAGCTGAGTGA
- a CDS encoding MFS transporter has product MPSGHTNLVRSRDENRKQQLSTRIAFLVAGIGFSTLAPLVPTVKARFSLDESSLGLLLLCVGLGSLGVMPFGGALAARFGCRKVIVASAIALALSLPGIILATSIPLLAISLLLMGAGGGTLDVVMNIQAVIVEEESGRPMMSGFHGLFSVGGIVGAGSLTGMMSLGVDPKICQVGIATALLLMIVAASPSMVGHHPTIHPAERSFVFPRGKVLLLGVLALILFMAEGSVADWSGVLLTKFRGVQPAQAGLGYVAFSAMMTLNRLTGDFVIHRLGRRSVMLTGSLVGGLGFVVAAFTPFWLGSLVGFAMVGIGLSNVVPILFSETGKQDVMPGSVALSSVSTMGYVGLLAGPPMLGFIARGSSLLVSLSVLAVLCVGVAATSRLATD; this is encoded by the coding sequence TTGCCATCGGGTCATACTAACTTGGTGAGGTCACGAGACGAGAACCGGAAGCAGCAACTCTCGACCCGCATCGCGTTCCTCGTCGCTGGCATCGGGTTTTCGACGCTGGCCCCTCTGGTACCAACCGTGAAGGCGCGGTTTTCCCTGGATGAAAGCTCGCTTGGTTTATTGCTGCTGTGCGTCGGGCTGGGTTCTCTTGGCGTCATGCCGTTTGGCGGGGCGCTAGCCGCGCGCTTTGGGTGCCGAAAGGTCATCGTGGCTTCCGCCATTGCACTGGCTCTTAGCCTGCCTGGCATCATCCTGGCTACGAGCATCCCCTTGTTGGCCATCTCTCTCCTACTCATGGGCGCGGGTGGTGGCACCCTCGACGTGGTGATGAACATTCAGGCCGTGATCGTCGAGGAGGAGAGCGGTCGGCCCATGATGTCAGGCTTTCATGGCCTTTTCAGCGTGGGCGGAATCGTCGGAGCCGGGAGCCTGACCGGCATGATGAGCCTTGGGGTTGATCCCAAGATTTGTCAGGTGGGAATTGCGACTGCGCTCCTTTTGATGATTGTCGCGGCGAGCCCATCGATGGTCGGCCACCATCCAACGATTCATCCAGCGGAACGGAGCTTCGTCTTTCCCCGCGGCAAGGTTCTGTTGCTCGGGGTTCTGGCCCTCATTCTGTTTATGGCCGAGGGATCGGTCGCCGACTGGAGCGGTGTTCTGCTCACCAAGTTTCGGGGCGTGCAACCTGCTCAAGCAGGTCTTGGGTACGTGGCCTTTTCGGCTATGATGACCCTGAACCGCCTGACGGGCGATTTTGTCATCCACCGACTGGGGCGCCGGTCGGTGATGCTTACGGGCTCGCTGGTTGGCGGGCTCGGCTTTGTGGTTGCCGCTTTCACTCCGTTTTGGCTTGGCTCGCTAGTTGGCTTTGCGATGGTGGGCATTGGGCTTTCGAATGTGGTGCCGATCCTCTTTTCGGAGACCGGGAAGCAAGATGTGATGCCTGGAAGCGTGGCCCTCTCGTCCGTTTCGACGATGGGCTACGTTGGGCTTCTCGCCGGTCCGCCGATGCTGGGGTTCATCGCGCGGGGCTCGAGTTTGCTGGTTTCGCTGTCGGTCTTAGCGGTTCTCTGCGTTGGCGTGGCCGCAACTTCGAGGCTAGCCACAGACTAA
- a CDS encoding metalloprotease translates to MRLDDIEESSNVEDRRGAPAGKLAIGGGLGTIVIVILYTLLGGNPNDLKGALSSTGSQSQLGGTASSGPGDDAGKKFVSKVLKETEEVWSKILPEQTGKQYVDPKLVLFSDRVQSACGLADAAVGPFYCPGDSQVYIDLSFYDTLKNQLGAGGDFAQAYVIAHEVGHHVQNLLGTSHQVDAARARLSGKDFNKVSVRMELQADFLAGVWAHYATDLHIDKQDIQEAVNAASQIGDDKLQKESQGYVVPDSFTHGTSAQRVRWFLKGYQTGRIADGDTFNARQL, encoded by the coding sequence ATGCGATTGGACGACATTGAGGAGAGTTCAAACGTCGAGGATCGACGTGGAGCACCGGCCGGAAAACTCGCCATCGGGGGTGGGCTGGGAACGATCGTCATTGTCATTCTCTACACGCTGCTAGGTGGAAATCCAAACGACCTGAAGGGGGCTCTTTCGAGCACCGGTTCCCAATCGCAACTTGGCGGCACCGCTTCCAGTGGGCCGGGCGACGATGCGGGCAAGAAGTTTGTTAGCAAGGTTCTCAAGGAGACCGAAGAAGTTTGGAGCAAGATCCTGCCGGAGCAGACCGGCAAGCAGTATGTCGATCCGAAGCTCGTACTTTTCTCGGATCGTGTGCAGTCGGCTTGCGGTTTGGCTGATGCTGCCGTCGGACCGTTCTACTGTCCTGGCGACTCGCAGGTGTACATCGACCTTAGCTTTTACGACACGCTGAAGAACCAGCTTGGCGCTGGTGGTGACTTTGCGCAAGCGTATGTCATCGCCCACGAAGTCGGACACCATGTCCAGAATCTGCTGGGCACCAGCCATCAGGTCGATGCCGCCCGGGCCCGACTCAGCGGCAAGGATTTCAACAAGGTCTCGGTCCGCATGGAACTCCAGGCCGACTTTCTGGCTGGCGTATGGGCTCACTACGCCACCGACCTTCACATAGATAAGCAGGACATTCAAGAAGCCGTGAACGCGGCATCACAGATCGGCGATGACAAGCTCCAGAAAGAGTCGCAAGGCTACGTCGTACCCGACTCGTTTACGCACGGAACGTCGGCCCAGCGTGTCCGCTGGTTCCTTAAAGGGTATCAGACCGGGCGTATCGCCGATGGCGATACGTTCAATGCTCGCCAACTCTGA
- a CDS encoding helix-turn-helix domain-containing protein: protein MLPRSVQLHRQPYPVLSSPVQNSEYDDFRTLLIEARVKSGISQRELCKRLSKPPTYVTKIESGVRRIDTVETIAFLREVGADPLKFFSTLLED, encoded by the coding sequence ATGCTACCAAGATCGGTGCAACTACATAGGCAACCATACCCTGTATTGTCCTCGCCTGTCCAGAACTCGGAATACGATGATTTCCGCACTCTGCTTATTGAAGCAAGGGTGAAATCTGGCATAAGCCAACGTGAGCTTTGCAAGCGATTGAGCAAACCGCCGACCTACGTTACGAAGATCGAAAGCGGAGTCAGGCGCATTGATACCGTTGAGACAATCGCGTTCCTGAGAGAAGTCGGTGCTGATCCGCTCAAGTTCTTCTCAACGCTCTTGGAAGACTAA